The Nitrospirota bacterium genome contains the following window.
CATGCCGAATATGGTGGTCATGGCGCCGAAGGATGAAAATGAGTTGCAGCATATGATGAAAACCTGCGTCGAACATGATGGGCCTGCCTCAGTGCGGTATCCTCGAGGGCTGACCCTGGGCGTGACGATGGATCAGGAACCGAAGGCCTTGCCAATGGGGAAGGGTGAGCTCTTGCAGGAAGGCACAGATGTCGCGATCGTCGCGATCGGTGTGTCGGTCTTGCATGCGGTGACGGCTGCAAAACGGCTAGAAGCCGAAGGCATTTCAACAGCGGTCGTGAATGGGCGTTTTGTGAAGCCGTTGGATCAGGACTTGATCGTCGGGGTCGCGAAAAAAGTTCGTTATGTCGTGACCGTTGAAGAAGGCAGTAAAATGGGCGGGTTCGGTTCAGCAGTACTCGAAGCCCTGTCGGACGGCGGCGTGACGGATGTGAGAACGAAGGTGATTGGGCTGCCCGATTGGTATATCGAGCAAGGACCACAGGATTTCTTGCGAGAACGGTACGGGCTTACGGCGGAAGGTATCTATCAGAGCGTGAAGGAGTTGATCGGTCAGGCGCCGGCTCCTGCGCGAGAGCAACGCCCGCTCGCTACATTGGCAGATCGGTTGCCGCATGGAGACGAGCAGGGGAGCTAAGAGGAAAACGGCAAGAAGAACACGATGCATATTACTAGACGAAAAACCAGGCAGATCACGGTTGGCAAGCTCAAGATCGGCGGAGATGCGCCCGTGTCCGTGCAGTCGATGTGCTCGACCGACACGAGAGATGTCGTCGCAACGATCGAGCAGATCCGCCAGCTGGAAGCTGCCGGTTGTGAAGTGATCCGTGTGGCCGTGCCAGACGACGAAGCGGCGGCAGTACTGCCCAAGATCAAAGCGGCGATGACCGTACCGCTGGTCGCGGATATCCATTTCGACCATCGGCTGGCATTGAAAGCTGCCGAGGTCGTCGACTGCGTCAGGATCAACCCCGGCAACATCGGAGCCTGGTGGAAAGTCGAAGAAGTTATTAAGGCGGTGAACGAGCGGGGCATTCCCTTGCGCATCGGCGTGAACGGCGGGTCGCTCGAGCGGCCGTTGTTGGACAAGTATGGCTGGCCATCACCCGAAGCCTTGGCTGAATCGGCGCTCAACGCCGTCCATGCGTTGGAAGATGTTGGCTTTACGAATATGAAAGTGTCGTTGAAGGCATCCGATGTGCACCATGCCATTGATGCCTATTGGTTATTTGCCCACCAGTCCGACTATCCCTTGCACATCGGGATTACCGAGGCGGGCACGTTGATGACCGGTGCCGTTAAGTCGACCATGGGGCTTGGATACTTGCTCTCCCAGGGGATCGGCGACACGCTGCGCGTGTCGCTGGCGGCTGATCCGGTTGAAGAAGTCAAAGTAGGGTTCGAGATCTTGAAGTCGCTCGAACTTCGCCACCGAGGGATCAATGTCATCGCCTGCCCAACCTGTGGCCGAGTTGAGATCGATGTGGTGAAGCTGGCCAACGAATTGGAAAAGAAGCTCGGTCATATCACGACTCCGTTGAATGTGTCGGTCCTTGGCTGTGTCGTGAACGGGATTGGCGAGGGGAAGGAAGCGGATATCGGGATTGCCGGCGGTGAAGGCAAGGGGATCCTCTTCAAAAAGGGCAAACTCGTTCGCAAGGTGCCCATCGAAGAGTTGATGGACACGCTGATCCAAGAGGTCGAGTTGATGGCCAAGGAAAAGGAAGCTGAAGGGAATGGGACGGTCGTGGTCCCTTCGAACGAAGGATGGGAATCGATGAGTTCACAGTCGGATGAGCCCACCACGCTTGGAAAAGAAATCCCTGTGTTGCCCAACCGTTGAGCATCTATTCTTCACGCCTGCGCCGTATTTCTGACATGGCAAGTTGAGATAGAGGAAGAGGGCCCGCTATAATGCGCGCGGGGCGCCGTACCCAAGTGGTTAAGGGAGCAGTCTGCAAAACTGCGATTCGGCGGTTCGAACCCGCCCGGCGCCTCCAAATTGACGACAGGGGATGAGAGTGTTAGGATCTATGCCGTTTCTTGCTCGCAAGTCCAGCTGCGGTTCGCAGTTGCTCACTACACAGACAGCATAAAGTAGAAGGAGAGAGAGGAATGGCCGTTCCACTTTCCCAGATGTTTACAGTCACGAAGTACGTGCTCACCCAGAAAGTTACCAGGGTGAAGCGGTATCCGCTTGTGTTGATGCTGGAGCCTTTATTCCGGTGTAATTTGGCCTGTGCCGGCTGCGGCAAGATTCAGTACCCGGACCATGTGCTGGATAAGCGGCTGACTCCGGAGCAATGCTGGGCTGCGGCGGAAGAATGCGGAGCCCCGATCGTCAGCATTCCAGGGGGAGAGCCGATGATCCATCCTGAGATGGCGTCGATTGTTCGCGGACTGGTCGCACAGAAACGGTACGTGTACCTCTGCACCAATGCGATTCTGATGGAGCGGAAACTCGATGAGTATGAGCCGTCGAAGTTTCTCACGTTCAGCGTCCATATGGACGGACTGAAAGATGAGCACGATCTGGCGGTGTGTCGGGACGGCGTCTATGACGTCGCGGTGAAGGCCATCAAGGCGGCGTTGAAGCGGGGCCATCGGGTGACCACCAATACGACGCTCTTCGACGATGCCAACCCTGAACGCGTGCGCAAATTTTTCGATGCGATGATGGAGCTCGGCGTCGAAGGCATGATGATCTCGCCGGGGTACAGCTACAATAAGGCGCCAGACCAACAGCATTTTTTGAAGCGAGAACGCACACGAGAATTATTCTCCCGTATTTTGGGGAGTCCGAAGAAGGGGTGGCAGTTTAATCAGTCACCTCTGTTCCTCGATTTCTTGATGGGGCGCCGGGAGTATGAATGCACGCCCTGGGGCAATCCGACCTACAACGTATTCGGGTGGCAGAAGCCCTGCTACTTGCTTCAGGAAGGTTATGCGAAGACGTTCCGTGAGCTGATGGACAGCACGGAATGGGATCACTACGGGACGGGGCGGAATGAGAAATGCGCCGATTGTATGGTGCATTGCGGCTATGAAGCCTCGGCAGTCGAAGATACTTTCGGTACGTTGTCCGGGTTTGGCCGGACTGTGAAGTTAACGATGCTCCCTACCTCGCGATGAACACGACGCATTGCATGCTCTTGTGTGCCCCGTACGGTGCGGCAGGACCCTCGTCATGACCGATACCAAGAATCATAGCGATGATGTCGTTGGCTCGCTGGAGGGCCGTGTGTTTCAGCCTTCTTCTTTTGCTGAGCTGGCGGAAGCCGTGGAGCTGGCATTCGACTATCGTGGCGATGTGACCGTCGTATTGAAGTCGGGGGAGTCGCTCGGCGGGTATTTGTTCAATCGCCAGGTCAGTGGTTCCGATTCCTATCTTGAAGTGTTTCCTTCTGATAGCTCTCCTGCTCGGCGCATCCGTTACGATCAGATCGCCTCCATTGCCTTCACCGGTGAGGATACGGCCACGGGGAAGTCCTGGGAAACCTGGATTGCGAAGAAGGATTCTGAACGACGATCCGAAGTGGAACGTGTTGCCGCGGACGCGCAAGCGCGCGGAATTCTCTAGCCCCCTGTTATTCCAGCTCTATCTTTTTCCCGCTCGTTCTTCTATACAGACATATCTTGAATAGTCCGCTCCTGGCGCAGGGAATAGGGCTTGCTGGCTTGTTGAATTGGGCGGTCAATTCGTTGACAAAAACTAGGGGCTATGTTAAAAGGGTCGGCCTCAAAATGGCCTGGCTCATTGCAGATCAGACTTTCTGCTGTGTGGGCTGGACGCAAGAGTCCGGCGACCGAAAAAGGCGTCAGTCCAGAGCTCATGAGGCGTAGACAGATCGCACAGAATGAATCTCGGTGGCGGGAGTGGATCCTGGCCATAGCCATAGTAGGCGGTCTCCCATCGGTTGTTTCTGCCACGCATGAAGCCGATCACCGATTTACGGTCGAAGGCTTTGTATGCGGGACGGATGGGAGGGGCAGCGCAAATATAGACGTGCTCGTGAAGGATACGAGAATCTCCTACGGCCAGATCGTGAAGACCGACGGAGATGGGTACTACAAGGCGGCGTTTCATCTCCATAACGATAACCTTGGCGATCCGTTGCTGGTTGAAGCCAGGGGGGAGCAGCAGGAGCAGAAGATTTCGTTTGATCCGAAGGATCTGGAGGCAGAGCGAAAAGTCCAGGTTAACTTTGGGACGGGCTGTATACACGATAGAGAACGCGTTCCAATGTGGGTGTACGGAGGATTGGGCGCCGTTGCTGCAGCTGCCGGCGGGTTCGTGGGATTGAAGATGATTCGCGCATGGCGGAAGCGGGAACAGAAGCGAGGGACGTCTCAGGGTAAGCGAAAGAAATAGCGAAGCGGTCCATGGGACGGATATGCGTCTCGCTGGATGAGTGGATGGATGTTGATAGGGGGTACGAGTGGCGGTAGAGGACTCGTTGGGATCAGCGCTTTTGCAGGGGAGATTATCCTCCCGGTGAAAGCGTTTTTTTTCGTCTTGGTGCGAAAGTGAAACGTTACCGATATGGTCGCGAAAAAAGGAGTAGGGGATAGATATGAAACAGATGAAATTTGCGCAGTTGGCGGTGGTGTTGGGCGCGGGGCTCTTTATGGCGGCGTGCGGTGGTGGAGAGAGTGAAGGGCCGGTCGTTCCGCCGCCTCCAGCGCCTGCCGAGTATGCAGACAAGCATATGCCTGCCGGTTGGTGGACTGATGCCGCCAAACTGGAAGAGGGCCGGAAGCTTTTCATCGGCGACACGAATCCCGATGTGAATTGCGCGAGCTGCCATGGCAAGGACGGCAAGCCGGTCAAGGCTGGTGCGCGTGACTTTCGTAAGGGCGATCGGATGAGCCTCTATTCGGATTCCGTGTGGTTCTGGAGAATTTCAGAAGGGGTGCCCAATACGAAGATGAAGGCCTGGAAGAGCAAGCTGTCAGACGAAGATCGCTGGAAGCTCGTCTTGTATGAACGGAACTTCGGGTTGGCTGGCAAGGGCTGGGATAACGAGAAGAAGTCTTGGGTCGATGCGGCAGGCATGTCGGCTGCTCCTGCAGCTCCGGCCGCGGCTCCCGCGGCGGCACCAGCTGCAGCTCCGGTAGCAGCTCCCGCTGCTCCGGCACCGGCAGGTAAGTAGGCTGATATCAATCTAGTGAGGAGGGGCGGCGAAACATCATGAAAACGTGGCAGCGCAGTCTCATGGCGGCATTCGCGCTTCTGGCGTTGTTCGGAGGCGTGGCGTATGCCCAAGCTCCTGGCGCGCCTCCCGTGGAGTTCCCTTATACGGGGAATCGGACCGCGGTATGGATCGTCGCCCAGCTTCACATCCTGTTTGCGGGATTCATTCTCGGTGCCCCGATCTTTGTCGTGATCTCGGAATGGTTGGGGTACCGGAAGCAGGATCCCCGGTACGATCGTTTGGCAAAAGAGGTGACGAAGGTCACAGTCATTCTCTACAGCATGACCGCCCTCACGGGGGGGCTCTTTATATTCGTGCTACTCGCGACCTATCCGCAGTTTACGACGTGGCTCATCAACCACTTCTATCTGCTGTTCGCGGTGATCTATCCCTTGCTCTTCATCAGCGAGACCATCTTGCTGTACATGTATTTCTACACCTGGGATTCCTGGAAGGGTGAGAAGAAGGCCCGGCATATCGCCCTCGGGGTGCTTCTGAATCTGATCGGCACGATCACGCTCTTCGTCATCGACGGCCCGACTTCGTTTATGAATACGCCGGTGAAGGCCGAGGGGATTTCGCCGCAAGAGTTTCTCGCGACCGCGAGTTTGTGGGACAAAATCTTCAACTATAGCTGGATGCCGCTCAATCTCCATCGCCTCGTCGGGAATGTGACGTTCGGCGGGTTCGTCGCCGGGCTGATTGCCGCCTACATGTTCATGGGGGCGAAGAAGGACGAAGAGCGAGCCTACTACGATTGGATGGGGTTTGTCGGCAACCTGATCGGTGTGGGCGCGTTGTTGTTCCTGCCGTTCATGGGCTATCTGTTGGCCTACGAGCTCTGCGATTACGATGCGTCGATCTGTCCATATATGATGGCCGACCAGCTCTCGATGTTTTTCGAAATGCAGGGCGCGATGATCGGCCTCATCTTCCTGGCCAGTAATTACTATATTTGGCTCAGCATGAAGCGGATCGAGGGGGTCGAAAAGGTTCGGATGACGATCCTGGCTCCTGTCGTGATGGTCTTGCTGCCTATCGTGATGACCAAGGTGATGACGGATTATCCGGTTCCTGACCCGACCTCGCTGGCGTTCCTGCTGCCGATGTTGTTGGCCCCGTTCACCGTAGGCCGGTTCATCCCGCTGACGGTATCTGCACGGACCGTGATCAAGGTCGGATTCTTGATGGTCGTCGTCGGCGATGCCATCTGGCTGACGCCCCATGGCTTTGTGCCGACAGGGGCCAAGCTGGTGGCGGAGTTGGAGTTGCCGTCAGATTGGAACTTCCTGGCGTTGATGCCTGCGAAGAATTCTGCCGCATTTACGCTGGTCTTCGTGACGGTCGTCAATTACGTCATTTATAACCGGGCCATCAGTCAGGGCACGATCGTCTGGGGCAAGATCGATTTCGCCTCCCAGTTCGTGCTGATATTCCTGGCCTTCAGCGCAATTTGGACGATGGGTCTGATGGGTGCGGTCCGCTCGTTGTTGCGGAAGTACTACCACACCTACAATCTGTTGCCGGACTTCACCGCGGAATCCTTCACGCCGACATTGTCCTATTCCGCCTGGTGGATCACCGGGATTACAGTCGTCTTTTACGCCGTCGTCAGTTTCGCGATTATCGTAACCCTTCGGCCTTCCGATTCGAAGGGGCATGCACCTGAGAGCAGTCCAGTCCCTGCCGGGAGTAAGTAGCCAGGGTGCGGAACGCTTACTGAAGGAAAGAGGATCTGTATGGGGAATGTGATTAAGAAGCTGATGATCGGTTTGGTGGTGGGTGGCGTACTGGTCGGTGCGACTCGAATGTTCGAGTTTCCCGTCATCTTCCAGATGATGTTCTTCGCCTACGCGATGCTGGGGGCAGTCGTATTCATGATCCTGGATGCGCCGGCACTCACCCCGATGAGCGGACTGAAGTCCGTCATCGTATTGGTGGTGTTCTATGTCGTGCTCTGCACGGTGTATATCTCCGGCGCCTCGATGTGGCCGCAGTACGATCCGGAAGATGAGAAGGGCAAGATCGCCAAGATCTTGGGGCCTAAGTATGCGGCGACTCAACAGGGGAAAGCCGAAGAGTTGATCGCGCGGGCGAAGGCGCTCGATGAGCAAGTAAAAGCTTTAACCGTGCGTCTCAAGGCAGTAGGCGGAGACCAGGCGGCAACGGGCCAGTCGGCAGGGGC
Protein-coding sequences here:
- the ispG gene encoding flavodoxin-dependent (E)-4-hydroxy-3-methylbut-2-enyl-diphosphate synthase, with translation MHITRRKTRQITVGKLKIGGDAPVSVQSMCSTDTRDVVATIEQIRQLEAAGCEVIRVAVPDDEAAAVLPKIKAAMTVPLVADIHFDHRLALKAAEVVDCVRINPGNIGAWWKVEEVIKAVNERGIPLRIGVNGGSLERPLLDKYGWPSPEALAESALNAVHALEDVGFTNMKVSLKASDVHHAIDAYWLFAHQSDYPLHIGITEAGTLMTGAVKSTMGLGYLLSQGIGDTLRVSLAADPVEEVKVGFEILKSLELRHRGINVIACPTCGRVEIDVVKLANELEKKLGHITTPLNVSVLGCVVNGIGEGKEADIGIAGGEGKGILFKKGKLVRKVPIEELMDTLIQEVELMAKEKEAEGNGTVVVPSNEGWESMSSQSDEPTTLGKEIPVLPNR
- the hpnH gene encoding adenosyl-hopene transferase HpnH; protein product: MAVPLSQMFTVTKYVLTQKVTRVKRYPLVLMLEPLFRCNLACAGCGKIQYPDHVLDKRLTPEQCWAAAEECGAPIVSIPGGEPMIHPEMASIVRGLVAQKRYVYLCTNAILMERKLDEYEPSKFLTFSVHMDGLKDEHDLAVCRDGVYDVAVKAIKAALKRGHRVTTNTTLFDDANPERVRKFFDAMMELGVEGMMISPGYSYNKAPDQQHFLKRERTRELFSRILGSPKKGWQFNQSPLFLDFLMGRREYECTPWGNPTYNVFGWQKPCYLLQEGYAKTFRELMDSTEWDHYGTGRNEKCADCMVHCGYEASAVEDTFGTLSGFGRTVKLTMLPTSR
- a CDS encoding c-type cytochrome; its protein translation is MKQMKFAQLAVVLGAGLFMAACGGGESEGPVVPPPPAPAEYADKHMPAGWWTDAAKLEEGRKLFIGDTNPDVNCASCHGKDGKPVKAGARDFRKGDRMSLYSDSVWFWRISEGVPNTKMKAWKSKLSDEDRWKLVLYERNFGLAGKGWDNEKKSWVDAAGMSAAPAAPAAAPAAAPAAAPVAAPAAPAPAGK
- a CDS encoding cytochrome ubiquinol oxidase subunit I, producing the protein MKTWQRSLMAAFALLALFGGVAYAQAPGAPPVEFPYTGNRTAVWIVAQLHILFAGFILGAPIFVVISEWLGYRKQDPRYDRLAKEVTKVTVILYSMTALTGGLFIFVLLATYPQFTTWLINHFYLLFAVIYPLLFISETILLYMYFYTWDSWKGEKKARHIALGVLLNLIGTITLFVIDGPTSFMNTPVKAEGISPQEFLATASLWDKIFNYSWMPLNLHRLVGNVTFGGFVAGLIAAYMFMGAKKDEERAYYDWMGFVGNLIGVGALLFLPFMGYLLAYELCDYDASICPYMMADQLSMFFEMQGAMIGLIFLASNYYIWLSMKRIEGVEKVRMTILAPVVMVLLPIVMTKVMTDYPVPDPTSLAFLLPMLLAPFTVGRFIPLTVSARTVIKVGFLMVVVGDAIWLTPHGFVPTGAKLVAELELPSDWNFLALMPAKNSAAFTLVFVTVVNYVIYNRAISQGTIVWGKIDFASQFVLIFLAFSAIWTMGLMGAVRSLLRKYYHTYNLLPDFTAESFTPTLSYSAWWITGITVVFYAVVSFAIIVTLRPSDSKGHAPESSPVPAGSK
- a CDS encoding cytochrome c, whose product is MGNVIKKLMIGLVVGGVLVGATRMFEFPVIFQMMFFAYAMLGAVVFMILDAPALTPMSGLKSVIVLVVFYVVLCTVYISGASMWPQYDPEDEKGKIAKILGPKYAATQQGKAEELIARAKALDEQVKALTVRLKAVGGDQAATGQSAGASGSVPTASGAATGDFMKLGEEQWQLQECYNCHKLNGEGGKKRGPELDNIATYLSVDEIKQKILDPKSFMAEGFEKEYEKGKMPDKYKDLMEEKDVVALAAWLGTFKNTAVNTPKPIKKK